caggccatcagacttttaaatagataattcataagacaccttctcacacaaaaagtacctcaatcatatatcttatactgtatatgttcttaatgtatatgttcttaatatgccttgtacaaagtatttccttttataattgtaatataagttattatttttaatggagcttcccagcaaaaagcatttcacacgattgtacctgtataaccagcatgacaataaacatcttgaatcttgaatctcaGCTCTATGATGCATTTTAACAGTCCAGCTATGATAAGCTACAGCTATGACTTAACTGAAGATGTTACTGAGGTACATGAAGCATTTCAGCCCCACCTGCCAGCACCTTTAACAGTCACATCTACAGTTACTATCACTATTACATGccttaaaaaacaaataccACTCACTGTGGTGCCTTTACAGTTATACAAACGTGCAGTCACCTGATAGACATCAAGTCAGACACCTCAGTCAAAGTGTGGTTGGATCATGGCATGCTTCTGTAAAACCAGGTTGTCAATAGAGACATCAAACTTCTTATGTGGGAGCTATAAAGTCAGTCAGCTGCATAGAGGGAGATATACAGTGTAAGTTAACTTCAACAGCACTTTAGCAAAATGAGCTAGGTCACCGTTAATCAGCTACATATTGAGGTCAGACCTCGTGTGGTTGGTTATCCCTGAAGAAGTGTGTCAGCATGAAAATGGAgcacaaaacaaacaagcagccgacttctctctctctctgtctctctgtgttcatgTTTCTGTTCCATGCGGCCCCTCTCTCGGTTAAAGCTCCTTTGTTCAACACTACTGtcagtctgtgtatgtgtgaacaCACAACAGGAAAGAAGCGAGTGTCGATATAAAACAAACGCTTTCTCCTTTTGAGGGTGTTATAACGTTTTTTTCTCGCGACTGTGACGGAGCCGTTGGTAACCGTTAACACCCCAAAGCAGCCGTTAGAGCAGCTAGCAAACCGTCAGTTAGCGCGTTCTGTTAGCCGTTAGGACAACATCAAAATATCAACGGTTTCTACTCACACCTTCGTCTCACTTGGTCACTAGTCGCTCATTAGGGGAACTTGCGTAAATCCAGGGCCATCATCATTATCTTACATCGCTGTCATTCGCATCCCCGGCTGCTTCTCCGCTGCTGAAccatcctcctccctctctgtctctctctgctgccacCGGGACCCGGCGGAGAcggtgatgctgctgctgctgctgctgctgctgagagagCGGAGCGGAGCGGCGGAGGGCGAGACTGACTGGATCGCTTCAGTATGTTGTTGTGGCTGCCAAAGAGAAAAGACTACTGCGCATGCGCGGAAACAACTGTCATACAGGAGGAGCTCTCACCTGATTGGTCGATTGGTCTGGGTTCAGTTAGTGTGGACTGTTTGcttattgtaatattataaattgtatattataaataataatttgcgcATATAagagaaaagataacaaatagtcaatatgattaagataaatatgtaagtaatgaattggtattgtgattaagttatattagaagtaatgaattggtattggtatatattttgataaggataattatatttcttacgcttttcattgtatgtaaatactacttgtttctgactgtccacttgttggtatgatcattctttttcttcattttttatttttttatttttttttgtgctctacatgttcgaaataaagttttaaatggaaaaatacTGTACAATTGTATTTTAGCTGCTATAACAGGtgaatgtttatatattttttttatatgtacataaacttaaagggactatttgtaactttcagaaatgcttcttaacagcgacacctgtggccatgaaatcaacgaaagtcagcgtcgggctcgcgcttgctcgctctcaatatacctgaacgagcatcactcaaaacagtgaggcgacacaagtcagctaaaaccacaatatcactctatatttcagctgcttggcagtaatgttagctgaccagacgaaggtctctccatgaacatgatttagatctgatcctagtgttggcttttcctgcctaagtgcaggctgaggcagcggggctctccagcgtgtctccctgctctctccgcccgcagccggagagagcagaggagacaccggcacccggtcggtaacgagaagacaacgtaaatctctgtagagctccgtcacttcacaagacacggaaaacctctgttggtctggaggagctgcagcagttatttctgcacaaacgtcccctgtacattcactagatattctcagagctaaactaactcttctgcagtgtgtagtgaacgcgcgttcacgtctagaggtggagcgagctgagctgtctgagtgaaggcgagcaggcagaggaggagggtacagtggctacacgcgaacgcgcatatgcgagcgcgcatgtgtgacgacccgctacatttatgcgcgtacaaagttacaaatagtccctttaataaatttggaaattaataacgaaataaaatgtataaatgtatttgtttacagatagattttattttatgattattGTGTCATGCATACATTATATAGATAGACACTATTacttattagaaaataaaataaaagagaatagaaaataaaataaaatatagaaaataaggaaaagacaaagaaaaatacCAGAGTAGCaatataaattacaaataattttaaacaaataaaccatcctgacgtttttttcaattcaattcaattcaatttatttttgtatagcgtcaaatcataacagaagttatctcgagacgctttatatatagtgcaggtcttagaccgtactctatagtttagagacccaacaagagatcccaaCAAGAGCATTGCAgtgcgctgtggccaggaaaaactccccgttaACGGGTAGAAATCTGGAGCAGAAgcaggctctgggtgggcggccatctgcctcgaccggttgAGATGCTTTTTTCCAAGCTTGAGAAACAAAAGTATAGCCAACTTATAAGCATTCAAATTAAAAAGCTGTTCCATTTTGTCATCATCCGAGCACCACAACATTTCTGGATTGTGAacagacatttcatttaaaatagaaGTTCTTAAGGAATCATAGTATGGACAATACAGAAGAAATTGTGATTCATTTTCAACTTCTCCTAACTCGCACAACCTGTTGTCGTCCtggatgtttttaaatctaCCAACTTCAAGGCCTAGAGGAAGGATTCCTGTTCTTAACTGTGCAACTACAGACCTTTGACCTCGACCTCGAAGTTTGTTATAACATAAGTTTCAGTGCCATAATTGTGCTTGATTtgaatatatgtttttaattattttggttTTAACAATATATCTTTCAACCATTTTTCTTCAAATCTAGCAAGTAACTTTCTTCTAATTGTGTTCGTACTGCATGATGAATTATTCCTATGACCCTGTATTCTGACATATTAAGCAAAGAATTCCACAGTCTTATCATTTCACATTTCCGCATTAGTGAACCAGGAATTCATCCAATATCACCCTGAACAGCCAAAGTAGGAGCAAACTTATGAACACCTAAAAACAGCGTGCAGCTCTGTTCTGTATAGAGTCTGCTATTTTACAATCTTTGAAGCCCCATATCTCTGAAGCATAATTTAATATGGGGGAGACATATGCATCATAATGTTGTGAATAAGTAAAGTACCCAAGATCTTTACATATTTTGAACTTGTTGACAACAGACCCTAAGGCTCTCCCAGCTGAACCTGCCAAGATTTTAATTCCAACTTCAGAGGTCAAAACTTAATCAAGTGTAAATCCCTAATATTTGTATTCAGGTCAGGTGTATATTCTAGTGTTTCAATACCTTTTTTCCTGAAATGAACTGTGTTTTACTTGATTTGACAGATAGATTTGACAGATTTAAGCTCTTAACAAGCAGCAGCTGGCCATTGAgttgtcaaaaaataaaacaggctACATGATACTGTCTGACAGTGTGGATTAAGGtcataaaataattaaactaaacacataactagcaaaagaaaacactatCAAAAAGCAAGTCTAAATAAAGTACACAtctagaataataaatcaaacaatactacttattatttgtaaaaaaacaactgaatactaacaacaaataaatactcTTACAAAAAGTATCATTGTGCAGAAAAATGCCCCCTTATgagttatattaatatatatcgGTTCCTAACCTTTTCTGTGTGTGACCCTTGAGAGGTCATGACCCTGAGGTGAGGAACCACTGTATTATGTCATTGGGTTGTTAATAATGACGTATTCATTTATAaccagcattttaatgttgaagATGGTTGAGATGGAGATCATTTTTACAGGTAGGTTAATCTATAACTCCCGTATAATAAGCTGATCATTTGATTTGCATGTAAAATTTTTATCTGCAAAGTCACTACAGCTATCATATAAATGTTTTGGAGTAAAATATTTGCATCTGAACTGTAGAGTAGAATTATAAGTAGTGTAAAATGGAAGTAAAgtaattgagtaaatgtacttataatgttatattccaCCACTTGTCCTCCATACTCCATGAAATAATCAGTACCCCCAAAACAAAACGTGGTCAGACTTAAGATTTTATTAgtaacaacaaaaatacaaaaaaatatatatatttactggaACATTATGTATTGGCCCTGAACATTAACATCCATAATGACATAATTTGCAAAAATATTAGGAAAAAGGGGCATTCAATCTGCAAAGGAGCATCCAAACATCCCACAACCTCtcaatcactctctctctcacacacacacacacacacacaaccacacccTTCTAATCATCATCCTGACAGCAGATGCCTTGAGAGCAGGCCTCACACAGGGTCGCCTCATGCGGTTTGGTCCACACCTTGGCAGAGCCTACTGATgagccatcatcatcatcgttgtCGTCCTCATCGTCGTAGCAATTCTTCCGGATTTTGGCACACAGCCTGAGCAAGGCCTCTTCCACCTCTTTCTGGGAAAAACCAGAGAGTTCAAACTCATCGTCCTGGCAACGGCGACAGGCCTGTCCAAAGGGCCGCATGATCACCGTCCCCCGGTCACCCCGCAGCCGGTAACGGAACAACACCACCACCCGTGCTGAAGGCCAGGTCTTGTGGCAGGATGCACACTTGAAGCTGGAGGGAAATGAGAAGACAATAAATGAGAGTCAAGAGCTTCTCAGGGTTAGTGAGTTTCTACCTGAGGTATTCCTGTGAGTTATGAATGTTTTAGAACGGTTAAACTAACATCTCCATTGAAAAGAATCAATCTTTCCCATAACGTTGttggttaaacctgcagtaggcagaatgtttttggcatcattgggaaaaaaatccatattaccctctcagcatattgtaattcaagtgttctgagagaa
This Sebastes fasciatus isolate fSebFas1 chromosome 17, fSebFas1.pri, whole genome shotgun sequence DNA region includes the following protein-coding sequences:
- the LOC141753911 gene encoding receptor-transporting protein 3-like; this translates as MSRCTDWVPSLWKDIFDELLDDDNELDYGDQWSLNFSYSQTRTVTKEERKRGWKVYCHTAYGHFKCASCHKTWPSARVVVLFRYRLRGDRGTVIMRPFGQACRRCQDDEFELSGFSQKEVEEALLRLCAKIRKNCYDDEDDNDDDDGSSVGSAKVWTKPHEATLCEACSQGICCQDDD